A genomic segment from Candidatus Brocadia sinica JPN1 encodes:
- a CDS encoding nucleotidyltransferase family protein, giving the protein MRPEDKLLFACSRQNFLSTHRETVLDIGNKEKICWDVVYSAAMLHGVASLIYANLLKCIANANLRMPQDIIDKFKLCVATNIVRKDRRAEKIVEVLSFFKRKSIDVMLIKGAALDILVYDQPWYMISSDVDLIVRRRREDMAKEDKKEIASLLHNLSIECEYFRHHDVDMDRVLPINFQKIWDNATRITWRGCDVFVMSPEDMLLSVCINSCRKRFFRLKALCDIAEIINKYRDLKWEELTRNAREYDCNNIIYAAILITKMTVGCNLPEGALEKLADSKARAAVIRYLISRVSRGITLSSSFPYFKKNKRNKLMRKAHWALILPYATYRWYQVWRKMKHIWKTKPWS; this is encoded by the coding sequence ATGAGACCGGAAGATAAACTTCTCTTTGCCTGCTCCCGGCAAAACTTTCTCTCTACACACCGGGAAACCGTGCTCGATATAGGCAATAAAGAAAAAATTTGCTGGGATGTTGTTTATTCTGCGGCGATGTTGCACGGCGTTGCCTCATTGATTTATGCTAATTTGCTGAAGTGTATTGCGAACGCGAATCTTAGGATGCCTCAAGATATTATCGATAAATTTAAACTCTGTGTTGCAACCAATATTGTGAGGAAGGACCGCCGGGCGGAAAAAATCGTGGAAGTGTTATCCTTCTTTAAAAGGAAGTCCATCGATGTCATGCTGATAAAAGGGGCTGCGCTGGATATTCTCGTGTACGATCAGCCCTGGTATATGATTTCCAGCGATGTTGATTTAATTGTAAGACGTAGAAGAGAAGATATGGCTAAAGAAGATAAAAAAGAAATCGCGTCATTGCTCCATAATCTCAGCATTGAGTGTGAATACTTTCGGCATCATGATGTTGATATGGATAGAGTTTTACCGATAAACTTTCAAAAAATTTGGGACAATGCGACCAGAATTACATGGAGGGGGTGCGATGTATTTGTGATGTCGCCGGAAGATATGCTTCTGTCGGTATGCATCAACAGCTGTAGAAAGAGATTTTTCAGGCTGAAAGCGCTCTGTGATATTGCAGAAATTATTAATAAATATCGTGACTTGAAATGGGAGGAACTTACAAGGAATGCCAGGGAGTATGACTGTAACAATATTATTTACGCTGCAATTCTGATTACAAAAATGACGGTGGGATGCAACCTGCCGGAAGGAGCGCTTGAAAAATTAGCAGACAGCAAAGCAAGGGCGGCAGTAATACGTTATTTAATAAGCCGGGTAAGCCGGGGCATAACCTTGTCTTCCTCATTTCCCTATTTTAAAAAAAACAAGAGAAATAAGTTGATGCGAAAAGCCCATTGGGCGCTGATTCTGCCGTACGCAACCTACCGATGGTATCAGGTGTGGCGAAAGATGAAACATATTTGGAAAACCAAACCGTGGAGTTGA
- a CDS encoding S24/S26 family peptidase, giving the protein MAERKPMQGAIIEAALGIWGEMGKQRLIPITGRSMLPLIRDSDHVLVMHGSVGIRRGDVVVFRRKGKLFAHRALSIYESNDGITFITKGDNVLQFDPPFGSNEVIGRVIGIKRGGRQISLETATWRIGGWLIAVSTLALAKLRSCGRIFNHKPLERRPGQFTVFLRRGMRFFSLLIRRVVFAALCRWKE; this is encoded by the coding sequence ATGGCTGAACGGAAACCCATGCAAGGGGCCATCATCGAAGCGGCGCTCGGCATATGGGGCGAGATGGGGAAGCAGCGCCTTATCCCCATTACTGGCCGAAGCATGCTTCCCCTTATCCGGGATAGCGATCATGTATTGGTAATGCACGGCAGCGTCGGTATAAGACGGGGCGATGTGGTTGTTTTCCGGCGTAAGGGCAAACTTTTCGCTCATCGGGCGCTAAGTATTTACGAAAGCAATGATGGCATCACATTCATTACCAAAGGGGATAATGTCCTCCAATTCGATCCCCCCTTTGGCAGTAATGAGGTCATCGGACGTGTGATCGGCATCAAGAGAGGGGGCAGGCAAATATCTCTTGAGACCGCCACGTGGCGAATAGGGGGATGGCTCATTGCTGTTAGCACCCTGGCTTTGGCAAAATTGCGCAGTTGCGGTCGGATCTTCAATCATAAACCCTTGGAGCGCAGGCCGGGTCAATTTACCGTTTTTCTGCGACGAGGCATGCGGTTTTTTTCGCTGCTTATTCGCAGAGTTGTCTTTGCAGCTCTCTGCCGTTGGAAAGAATGA
- a CDS encoding C25 family cysteine peptidase, with amino-acid sequence MAEIFKKDLFFILSLILGCCSPSLLMAGPPSGNHLKVLGSDGQAVVLELKVGDFQTETIEHEGQVYHRIIIPEMAQSARAGEPQIPLCGAMIGLPSPEGVSVQIVDASYETLNGYRLYPAPEMIARGDNFDDNLTGDIKQTFALNKNIYSTNAFYPGAVVEIGYTGYMRDQPVAQVQFYPVQYNPATSELRLYRRILAKITWSAPLSGVVPKMRGVSPAYENLLRNRILNYDVLERPSVGREAPPHSDIRTKDIATTSSTTNLKIGVTEDGIYKLTYSDLADAGLNLNTIDPSTIKISNQGAEIPIYVQGEDDGAFDATDYILFYGKAINDIYTSKNVYWLQTDGADGKRMNTLDGSLSGGASVPAHFTATLHAEEDTYYWQTIPNGSGQDHWFWGDRLSAPGSEDYSLTLNNISTSAGTATVHVRLQGRTDVQANPDHHTKIYLNSVVIDDQLWNGMNIFDHEVSVPHSYLNEGVNIVRVESVGDTGAKVDQVFVNWIEIGYFDTYVAENNELLFSAPTGGAFQFEVAGFSSDDIEVFDVTDPANVGLVINTNILAKGGTYTLQFEDTAQAGTRYLAQTMAQSKSPASIEVDQPSSWKSTTNGADYIIITHEDFYNGAQKLALHRSNSGLRAATVKITDIYDEFNYGIFHPQAIRDFLLYAYNNWTAPAPTYVLLIGDACQDYKDNLDTDTMNYVPTQLIETDILGETPSDNWFVLVSGDDILPDMFIGRLSADTKSQADDIVDKIIYYEQNPPKNSWNKNALFVADDDDSSFEEMSEQLAGLLPDDYTANKVYVSEYTSGDPTKDIINYINDGSLLVNYTGHGAVERWGLWNGSNSILGLSDIKSLNNTRKFPVVTVADCLNGFFTGTKPQISVAEEFQRLRDKGAVAVWAPTALSYTSGHQILMSEFYKALFQDKQYGMGAATTAAKIATYSQNSFWGELVETFVLFGDPVTELGVSADSGSPLSVLAPNGGEVIVSGSTFTVQWTAPDSMVKFKLRYSLDKGRSWKKIAKNVTDTSYDWDVPDIKNTRKKCLIEVTGFDESGKKRGKDRSDSPFTIEKK; translated from the coding sequence ATGGCTGAGATTTTTAAGAAAGACCTGTTTTTCATTTTGTCGTTGATTTTGGGATGCTGTTCGCCGTCTCTCCTCATGGCCGGGCCGCCGTCAGGAAATCATCTGAAAGTACTGGGCTCTGACGGACAGGCTGTCGTGCTTGAATTGAAGGTCGGCGACTTTCAGACCGAAACGATAGAACACGAAGGACAGGTATACCACAGAATAATCATACCCGAAATGGCGCAAAGCGCCAGGGCGGGCGAACCACAGATTCCCCTCTGTGGCGCCATGATAGGCCTGCCTTCTCCAGAAGGGGTTTCCGTGCAGATCGTTGATGCTAGCTACGAAACGCTAAATGGATATCGTCTTTATCCTGCGCCGGAAATGATCGCGAGGGGAGATAATTTCGATGATAACCTTACCGGCGACATAAAGCAAACCTTCGCCCTCAATAAAAATATCTACTCTACAAATGCCTTCTATCCTGGCGCAGTTGTTGAGATAGGATACACTGGATATATGCGCGACCAGCCAGTGGCTCAGGTACAATTCTATCCGGTGCAATATAACCCGGCAACGAGCGAATTGCGCCTTTACCGACGCATCCTTGCCAAAATCACCTGGAGCGCTCCTCTTTCAGGGGTGGTTCCTAAAATGCGAGGGGTCAGCCCTGCATACGAGAACCTGCTGAGAAACAGGATTTTGAACTATGATGTGTTAGAGCGGCCTTCAGTTGGAAGGGAAGCGCCACCCCACAGCGATATCAGGACCAAAGATATCGCTACAACCAGCAGTACTACTAACCTCAAGATCGGAGTAACAGAAGACGGTATATATAAACTCACTTACAGTGATCTCGCTGATGCGGGATTAAATTTGAATACTATAGACCCCAGCACAATCAAAATCAGCAATCAAGGCGCCGAGATTCCCATTTATGTGCAGGGTGAGGATGACGGTGCATTCGATGCCACGGATTATATCCTCTTTTATGGCAAGGCCATAAACGATATTTATACCTCTAAAAATGTGTACTGGCTGCAGACAGACGGGGCCGATGGCAAACGTATGAATACGCTTGACGGCAGTCTCTCGGGCGGCGCTTCTGTGCCCGCGCATTTTACCGCCACACTGCATGCCGAGGAGGACACCTATTACTGGCAAACCATTCCTAATGGCAGTGGCCAGGACCATTGGTTTTGGGGAGACAGGCTCAGCGCCCCCGGGTCAGAAGACTATTCCCTGACTCTCAATAACATTTCGACTTCGGCTGGCACAGCGACTGTGCACGTTAGATTGCAGGGACGCACCGATGTCCAGGCAAACCCCGATCACCATACAAAGATCTATCTTAACAGTGTTGTGATAGATGATCAATTGTGGAACGGCATGAATATCTTCGATCATGAAGTGTCTGTGCCCCATTCCTACCTGAACGAAGGGGTCAATATCGTTCGCGTGGAGTCTGTTGGGGATACCGGGGCAAAGGTGGATCAGGTTTTTGTAAACTGGATAGAGATTGGTTATTTTGATACCTATGTGGCGGAGAATAACGAACTACTCTTCAGCGCGCCAACAGGCGGCGCTTTTCAATTTGAAGTCGCCGGCTTTAGCAGTGACGACATAGAGGTTTTCGACGTGACGGATCCTGCCAACGTAGGTCTCGTCATCAATACAAATATTTTAGCCAAAGGGGGCACCTACACGCTGCAATTTGAGGATACCGCTCAGGCGGGAACACGATACCTGGCGCAGACAATGGCACAGAGTAAATCACCGGCCAGCATTGAGGTCGATCAACCATCATCCTGGAAATCCACCACCAATGGGGCCGACTATATTATCATTACCCATGAGGATTTTTATAACGGCGCTCAAAAGCTGGCGCTGCATCGGAGTAATTCGGGTTTGAGGGCAGCCACAGTCAAGATTACAGACATTTACGATGAGTTCAATTATGGCATATTTCATCCGCAGGCAATCCGGGATTTTCTGTTATATGCTTACAACAATTGGACTGCTCCGGCGCCAACGTACGTTTTGCTGATTGGCGACGCTTGCCAGGACTACAAGGACAATCTCGACACCGACACCATGAATTACGTGCCCACCCAGCTTATTGAAACGGACATATTGGGAGAGACGCCGTCAGACAACTGGTTTGTCCTTGTAAGTGGCGATGACATCCTGCCCGATATGTTTATTGGCCGACTCAGCGCAGATACCAAATCGCAGGCAGATGACATTGTGGATAAGATCATCTACTATGAGCAAAACCCACCAAAAAACTCCTGGAACAAAAATGCCCTATTCGTGGCAGATGACGACGACTCTTCATTTGAAGAAATGTCGGAGCAGCTTGCCGGCCTTTTGCCGGATGACTACACTGCCAACAAGGTTTACGTAAGCGAATACACATCGGGAGATCCCACAAAAGACATCATAAATTATATCAATGATGGAAGCCTTCTGGTCAACTACACCGGGCATGGAGCCGTGGAAAGGTGGGGACTGTGGAATGGCAGTAATTCAATACTGGGTCTTTCCGATATTAAATCGTTAAACAATACCCGCAAGTTTCCTGTGGTGACCGTTGCAGATTGCCTGAATGGATTCTTTACCGGAACAAAACCGCAGATTTCCGTTGCCGAAGAGTTTCAGCGGCTTCGGGACAAAGGGGCTGTGGCAGTCTGGGCGCCAACTGCCTTGAGCTATACCTCCGGTCACCAGATACTGATGAGTGAATTCTACAAGGCTCTTTTTCAGGATAAACAATACGGCATGGGCGCCGCCACAACAGCTGCCAAGATCGCTACATACAGTCAAAACAGTTTCTGGGGTGAGTTGGTTGAAACCTTTGTGCTCTTTGGAGATCCCGTCACGGAATTAGGTGTCTCCGCCGATTCCGGATCTCCCTTGTCAGTGCTTGCTCCTAATGGAGGTGAAGTCATAGTCTCCGGGTCGACTTTTACCGTGCAGTGGACAGCGCCTGATTCTATGGTAAAATTCAAACTCAGGTACTCCCTAGACAAGGGGCGTTCATGGAAAAAGATAGCAAAGAATGTAACAGATACAAGTTATGACTGGGACGTACCGGACATAAAAAACACCAGGAAAAAGTGCCTCATAGAGGTGACAGGATTTGATGAATCCGGGAAAAAAAGAGGCAAGGACAGATCGGATTCTCCTTTTACCATAGAGAAGAAATAA